The genome window CTGGCCGCCGGGATCTGCCGTACCGCCCGTGACCGGGGCACCTTCACCCCGCTCCTCCAGATCATCGACTCCGCGCCCCTCGACCAGGCCGCCGACCCCGCCACCAAGCGGACCCGCATCCCCAAGCCGCTGCTCACCCCCCAGCTGATGCGGATCTTCACCGCCGCCTACGTCCCCGATCCGGCCGACCTCTCCGACCCCCTGGTCTCGCCCGGCCTGGCCGACGACCTCGCCGGACTGCCGCCCGCCCTCGTCATCACCGCCGAGAACGACCGGCTGCGCGACGAGGGCGACGCCTACGCCGAGGCACTGGAGGCCGCGGGCGTCCCCGTCACCCACCGCGTCTTCGAGGGCGTCGACCACTACTTCACCCACACCGGCCCGGTCCCGGCCGGCAAGGAGGCCATCAAACTGATGGCCGACACCCTCCGCGCCGCCCTCGACGCGACGGTCCCCGACGCGGCCTGACGGCAACGGGACGTGGGGTGACGCTCGGACGAACGAAGGGCACGACGTTGCGGCTCAACACCCGTGAACGGGGCGCCGGTCGGCGGACGGC of Streptomyces phaeolivaceus contains these proteins:
- a CDS encoding alpha/beta hydrolase, which encodes MPFSARIQARGVQLLLGGVMTRVHKELRFTEIPKRMETLRVETGAGPVDCTVYRPPVDTAAPAPVYVNFHGGGFIVARPEQDDHLCRYIAATAGCVVINVDYAVAPQRIFPAAVTQAYDVTEWVVENGPVHGWDGSRVAVGGHSAGANLAAGICRTARDRGTFTPLLQIIDSAPLDQAADPATKRTRIPKPLLTPQLMRIFTAAYVPDPADLSDPLVSPGLADDLAGLPPALVITAENDRLRDEGDAYAEALEAAGVPVTHRVFEGVDHYFTHTGPVPAGKEAIKLMADTLRAALDATVPDAA